In Rhodamnia argentea isolate NSW1041297 chromosome 4, ASM2092103v1, whole genome shotgun sequence, the following proteins share a genomic window:
- the LOC115741033 gene encoding homeobox-leucine zipper protein ATHB-8 isoform X1 yields the protein MMAVTSACKDKLGMDNGKYVRYTPEQVEALERLYHECPKPSSLRRQQLIRECPILSNIEPKQIKVWFQNRRCREKQRKEASRLQAVNRKLTAMNKLLMEENDRLQKQVSQLVYENSYFRQQTQNATLATTDTSCESVVTSGQHHLTPQHPPRDASPAGLLSIAEETLTEFLSKATGTAVEWVQLPGMKPGPDSIGIIAISHGCTGVAARACGLVGLEPSRVAEILKDRPSWYRDCRAVDIANVLSSGNGGTVELLYMQLYAPTTLAPARDFWLLRYTSVMEDGSLVVCERSINNTQNGPSMPPVPHFVRAELLSSGYLIRPCEGGGSIIHIVDHMDLEPWSVPEVLRPLYESSTLLAQRTTMAALRHLRQLSQEVSQPNVTGWGRRPAALRALGQRLSKGFNEAVNGFMDDGWSMLESDGVDDVTLLINSSPAKMAGVNISYASGFPSMTSAVLCAKASMLLQNVPPAILLRFLREHRSEWADSSIEAYSAAAIKASPCNMPGARIGGFGSQVILPLAHTIEHEEFMEVVKLENMGHYRDDMIMPSDIFLLQLCNGVDENAVGTCAELIFAPIDASFSDDAPIIPSGFRIIPLDPGTDASSPNRTLDLASALDVGPTGNKAVGDNSGHSGSTKSVMTIAFQFAFELHLQENVASMARQYLRSIIASVQRVALALSPTNLGCHASLRPPPGSPEAHTLARWISQSYRSYLGVALLKSEGGDSLLKDLWHHSDAILCCSLRAAPVFTFANQAGLDMLETTLIALQDITLEKIFDDSGRKTLCSEFPQIMQQGFMCLQGGICLSSMGRPVSYERAVAWKVLNEEENAHCICFMFVNWSFV from the exons ATGATGGCGGTGACTTCGGCCTGTAAGGACAAGTTGGGGATGGACAACGGGAAATATGTGCGCTACACGCCCGAGCAGGTTGAAGCCCTCGAAAGGCTGTATCATGAGTGTCCAAAGCCAAGTTCTCTGAGGCGACAGCAGCTGATTAGAGAATGCCCAATTCTCTCGAATATCGAGCCGAAGCAGATCAAAGTTTGGTTTCAGAATCGAAG GTGTAGAGAGAAGCAGAGAAAAGAAGCGTCACGCCTTCAAGCAGTGAATAGGAAGCTGACTGCAATGAACAAGCTTTTAATGGAGGAGAATGATAGGCTGCAAAAGCAAGTGTCCCAGCTGGTGTATGAGAACAGTTATTTCCGCCAGCAGACACAAAAT GCAACCCTCGCCACCACCGATACGAGTTGTGAATCGGTCGTGACCAGTGGTCAGCACCATTTGACTCCTCAGCATCCACCAAGGGATGCCAGCCCTGCAGG ACTTTTGTCCATTGCAGAGGAAACTTTAACGGAGTTTCTTTCGAAGGCCACTGGAACCGCTGTGGAGTGGGTCCAATTGCCCGGGATGAAG CCTGGTCCGGATTCCATTGGAATCATTGCTATTTCTCATGGTTGCACTGGTGTGGCAGCACGTGCATGCGGTCTCGTGGGTCTAGAACCTTCAAGA GTTGCTGAAATCCTCAAAGATCGGCCTTCGTGGTATCGTGATTGCCGAGCTGTGGATATTGCAAATGTGCTGTCGTCTGGAAACGGTGGGACTGTTGAGTTGCTGTACATGCAG CTCTATGCTCCTACCACTCTGGCACCGGCTCGTGACTTCTGGTTGCTGCGCTACACATCTGTAATGGAGGATGGGAGTCTTGTG GTATGTGAAAGATCAATTAACAACACCCAAAATGGTCCTAGTATGCCTCCTGTCCCTCATTTTGTGAGAGCTGAATTGTTGTCTAGTGGATATCTGATCCGGCCCTGTGAAGGGGGTGGGTCGATAATTCATATCGTTGATCACATGGATTTAGAG CCGTGGAGCGTGCCTGAAGTATTGCGCCCACTTTACGAGTCGTCAACTTTGCTCGCACAAAGGACGACGATGGCG GCTTTACGCCATCTGAGGCAGCTTTCTCAAGAAGTTTCCCAGCCGAATGTCACTGGTTGGGGAAGAAGACCTGCGGCACTGCGTGCTTTAGGTCAGAGATTGAGCAA GGGTTTTAACGAAGCTGTCAATGGATTTATGGACGATGGTTGGTCTATGTTGGAAAGTGATGGTGTCGATGATGTTACTCTTCTCATCAACTCGTCACCGGCCAAGATGGCTGGCGTGAACATTTCTTATGCAAGTGGTTTTCCTTCCATGACTAGCGCGGTCTTGTGTGCAAAAGCATCCATGCTGCTGCAA AATGTGCCTCCAGCAATACTCTTACGGTTTTTGCGAGAGCATCGATCAGAGTGGGCAGACAGCAGTATCGAAGCGTACTCTGCTGCGGCAATCAAAGCCAGTCCATGCAACATGCCAGGGGCACGAATTGGAGGCTTTGGGAGTCAGGTTATTCTTCCGCTTGCTCACACAATTGAGCATGAAGAG TTTATGGAGGTTGTTAAACTTGAAAACATGGGCCATTATCGGGACGACATGATTATGCCAAGTGACATCTTCCTCTTGCAA CTTTGCAATGGAGTGGATGAAAACGCTGTTGGCACATGTGCTGAACTAATTTTCGCTCCCATTGACGCATCCTTTTCTGACGATGCACCCATTATTCCTTCGGGATTCCGCATCATTCCTCTTGATCCAGGAACG GACGCCTCCAGCCCGAACCGGACACTTGATCTTGCCTCAGCTCTTGATGTTGGGCCCACAGGCAACAAAGCAGTCGGTGATAATTCTGGTCATAGTGGAAGCACCAAATCTGTGATGACTATAGCCTTCCAATTTGCGTTTGAATTACACCTTCAAGAGAATGTGGCGTCCATGGCTCGCCAATACCTCAGAAGTATAATAGCATCTGTTCAGAGAGTGGCATTAGCACTCTCACCCACAAATTTGGGCTGTCATGCGAGTCTTCGCCCACCACCCGGCTCTCCTGAAGCGCACACGCTTGCCCGTTGGATCTCCCAAAGCTACAG GTCCTATCTTGGCGTGGCGTTACTCAAGAGCGAGGGCGGTGATTCTTTGCTAAAAGATCTATGGCATCACTCAGATGCAATCCTATGCTGCTCTCTCAGG GCAGCGCCGGTTTTCACATTTGCTAACCAAGCAGGACTTGACATGCTGGAAACGACCTTGATTGCGCTGCAAGACATTACCCTGGAAAAGATTTTCGACGACAGTGGAAGAAAGACTCTCTGCTCGGAATTCCCCCAGATAATGCAGCAG GGTTTCATGTGTCTCCAAGGTGGTATCTGCCTGTCAAGTATGGGGAGGCCGGTTTCGTACGAAAGAGCGGTAGCTTGGAAGGTGTTGAATGAAGAAGAGAATGCTCACTGCATCTGCTTCATGTTTGTCAACTGGTCATTCGTCTGA
- the LOC115741033 gene encoding homeobox-leucine zipper protein ATHB-8 isoform X2, with product MDNGKYVRYTPEQVEALERLYHECPKPSSLRRQQLIRECPILSNIEPKQIKVWFQNRRCREKQRKEASRLQAVNRKLTAMNKLLMEENDRLQKQVSQLVYENSYFRQQTQNATLATTDTSCESVVTSGQHHLTPQHPPRDASPAGLLSIAEETLTEFLSKATGTAVEWVQLPGMKPGPDSIGIIAISHGCTGVAARACGLVGLEPSRVAEILKDRPSWYRDCRAVDIANVLSSGNGGTVELLYMQLYAPTTLAPARDFWLLRYTSVMEDGSLVVCERSINNTQNGPSMPPVPHFVRAELLSSGYLIRPCEGGGSIIHIVDHMDLEPWSVPEVLRPLYESSTLLAQRTTMAALRHLRQLSQEVSQPNVTGWGRRPAALRALGQRLSKGFNEAVNGFMDDGWSMLESDGVDDVTLLINSSPAKMAGVNISYASGFPSMTSAVLCAKASMLLQNVPPAILLRFLREHRSEWADSSIEAYSAAAIKASPCNMPGARIGGFGSQVILPLAHTIEHEEFMEVVKLENMGHYRDDMIMPSDIFLLQLCNGVDENAVGTCAELIFAPIDASFSDDAPIIPSGFRIIPLDPGTDASSPNRTLDLASALDVGPTGNKAVGDNSGHSGSTKSVMTIAFQFAFELHLQENVASMARQYLRSIIASVQRVALALSPTNLGCHASLRPPPGSPEAHTLARWISQSYRSYLGVALLKSEGGDSLLKDLWHHSDAILCCSLRAAPVFTFANQAGLDMLETTLIALQDITLEKIFDDSGRKTLCSEFPQIMQQGFMCLQGGICLSSMGRPVSYERAVAWKVLNEEENAHCICFMFVNWSFV from the exons ATGGACAACGGGAAATATGTGCGCTACACGCCCGAGCAGGTTGAAGCCCTCGAAAGGCTGTATCATGAGTGTCCAAAGCCAAGTTCTCTGAGGCGACAGCAGCTGATTAGAGAATGCCCAATTCTCTCGAATATCGAGCCGAAGCAGATCAAAGTTTGGTTTCAGAATCGAAG GTGTAGAGAGAAGCAGAGAAAAGAAGCGTCACGCCTTCAAGCAGTGAATAGGAAGCTGACTGCAATGAACAAGCTTTTAATGGAGGAGAATGATAGGCTGCAAAAGCAAGTGTCCCAGCTGGTGTATGAGAACAGTTATTTCCGCCAGCAGACACAAAAT GCAACCCTCGCCACCACCGATACGAGTTGTGAATCGGTCGTGACCAGTGGTCAGCACCATTTGACTCCTCAGCATCCACCAAGGGATGCCAGCCCTGCAGG ACTTTTGTCCATTGCAGAGGAAACTTTAACGGAGTTTCTTTCGAAGGCCACTGGAACCGCTGTGGAGTGGGTCCAATTGCCCGGGATGAAG CCTGGTCCGGATTCCATTGGAATCATTGCTATTTCTCATGGTTGCACTGGTGTGGCAGCACGTGCATGCGGTCTCGTGGGTCTAGAACCTTCAAGA GTTGCTGAAATCCTCAAAGATCGGCCTTCGTGGTATCGTGATTGCCGAGCTGTGGATATTGCAAATGTGCTGTCGTCTGGAAACGGTGGGACTGTTGAGTTGCTGTACATGCAG CTCTATGCTCCTACCACTCTGGCACCGGCTCGTGACTTCTGGTTGCTGCGCTACACATCTGTAATGGAGGATGGGAGTCTTGTG GTATGTGAAAGATCAATTAACAACACCCAAAATGGTCCTAGTATGCCTCCTGTCCCTCATTTTGTGAGAGCTGAATTGTTGTCTAGTGGATATCTGATCCGGCCCTGTGAAGGGGGTGGGTCGATAATTCATATCGTTGATCACATGGATTTAGAG CCGTGGAGCGTGCCTGAAGTATTGCGCCCACTTTACGAGTCGTCAACTTTGCTCGCACAAAGGACGACGATGGCG GCTTTACGCCATCTGAGGCAGCTTTCTCAAGAAGTTTCCCAGCCGAATGTCACTGGTTGGGGAAGAAGACCTGCGGCACTGCGTGCTTTAGGTCAGAGATTGAGCAA GGGTTTTAACGAAGCTGTCAATGGATTTATGGACGATGGTTGGTCTATGTTGGAAAGTGATGGTGTCGATGATGTTACTCTTCTCATCAACTCGTCACCGGCCAAGATGGCTGGCGTGAACATTTCTTATGCAAGTGGTTTTCCTTCCATGACTAGCGCGGTCTTGTGTGCAAAAGCATCCATGCTGCTGCAA AATGTGCCTCCAGCAATACTCTTACGGTTTTTGCGAGAGCATCGATCAGAGTGGGCAGACAGCAGTATCGAAGCGTACTCTGCTGCGGCAATCAAAGCCAGTCCATGCAACATGCCAGGGGCACGAATTGGAGGCTTTGGGAGTCAGGTTATTCTTCCGCTTGCTCACACAATTGAGCATGAAGAG TTTATGGAGGTTGTTAAACTTGAAAACATGGGCCATTATCGGGACGACATGATTATGCCAAGTGACATCTTCCTCTTGCAA CTTTGCAATGGAGTGGATGAAAACGCTGTTGGCACATGTGCTGAACTAATTTTCGCTCCCATTGACGCATCCTTTTCTGACGATGCACCCATTATTCCTTCGGGATTCCGCATCATTCCTCTTGATCCAGGAACG GACGCCTCCAGCCCGAACCGGACACTTGATCTTGCCTCAGCTCTTGATGTTGGGCCCACAGGCAACAAAGCAGTCGGTGATAATTCTGGTCATAGTGGAAGCACCAAATCTGTGATGACTATAGCCTTCCAATTTGCGTTTGAATTACACCTTCAAGAGAATGTGGCGTCCATGGCTCGCCAATACCTCAGAAGTATAATAGCATCTGTTCAGAGAGTGGCATTAGCACTCTCACCCACAAATTTGGGCTGTCATGCGAGTCTTCGCCCACCACCCGGCTCTCCTGAAGCGCACACGCTTGCCCGTTGGATCTCCCAAAGCTACAG GTCCTATCTTGGCGTGGCGTTACTCAAGAGCGAGGGCGGTGATTCTTTGCTAAAAGATCTATGGCATCACTCAGATGCAATCCTATGCTGCTCTCTCAGG GCAGCGCCGGTTTTCACATTTGCTAACCAAGCAGGACTTGACATGCTGGAAACGACCTTGATTGCGCTGCAAGACATTACCCTGGAAAAGATTTTCGACGACAGTGGAAGAAAGACTCTCTGCTCGGAATTCCCCCAGATAATGCAGCAG GGTTTCATGTGTCTCCAAGGTGGTATCTGCCTGTCAAGTATGGGGAGGCCGGTTTCGTACGAAAGAGCGGTAGCTTGGAAGGTGTTGAATGAAGAAGAGAATGCTCACTGCATCTGCTTCATGTTTGTCAACTGGTCATTCGTCTGA
- the LOC115741039 gene encoding uncharacterized protein LOC115741039: MAPNRETPVGSYPEATDNTRGNPPILSVETLQRTVSDVTSELSKEAIREADGEARLPLPIHELEDARCECCGMSEECTPEYVSHVRDKFSGKLVCGLCAEAVRVEMERGGGKSWEEALAAHIDACLRFNRIGRAYPVLYQAEAMREILKRSSSGGGGPRAKSISPRDGGGLKKAAIARSSSCMPAITRGANYDGTAVN, encoded by the coding sequence ATGGCGCCAAATAGAGAGACCCCCGTCGGATCGTACCCTGAAGCTACCGACAACACCCGGGGCAACCCTCCGATACTTTCGGTGGAGACCCTTCAGAGAACCGTCTCGGACGTCACCTCCGAGCTCAGCAAAGAAGCCATCCGCGAAGCTGACGGCGAGGCGAGGCTGCCGCTGCCGATCCATGAGCTGGAGGATGCGAGGTGCGAGTGCTGCGGGATGTCGGAGGAGTGCACGCCAGAGTATGTGAGCCACGTCCGTGACAAGTTCTCGGGGAAGCTGGTGTGCGGGCTGTGCGCGGAGGCGGTGCGCGTGGAGATGGAGAGAGGCGGTGGGAAGAGCTGGGAGGAGGCGCTCGCCGCGCACATTGACGCGTGCTTGCGGTTCAACAGGATCGGGCGGGCGTACCCAGTGCTCTACCAAGCGGAGGCCATGAGAGAGATCTTGAAGAGGAGCTCGAGCGGCGGTGGCGGCCCTAGGGCCAAGTCTATCAGCCCTAGAGACGGAGGCGGGCTGAAGAAAGCGGCCATCGCGAGGAGCTCGAGTTGCATGCCGGCCATCACGAGAGGAGCTAACTACGACGGAACGGCAGTCAATTGA